Genomic segment of Serinicoccus hydrothermalis:
GGGGAGGCCACCGCGATCCTGCGGGCGCACAAGCGGGAGCGGCTGCCGCTGGTCGACGAGCAGGGGCGCCTGTCCGGCCTCATCACGGTCAAGGACTTCGTCAAGAGCGAGCAGTACCCCCGGGCCTCCAAGGACGGGGACGGGCGGCTCCTCGTGGGGGCCGCGATCGGCTACTTCGGGGACGCGTGGGAGCGGGCGACCACCCTGGTCGAGGCGGGCGCCGACGTGCTCGTGGCCGACACGGCCCACGGGCACGTGCGGATGCTCCTGGACATGGTGAGCCGGCTCAAGAGCGACCCCGCGACCCGGCACGTCCAGGTCATCGGCGGCAACATCGCGACCGCCGCGGGCGCCCAGGCCTTCGTCGACGCCGGCGCGGACGCCGTCAAGGTCGGGGTAGGACCCGGGGCGATCTGCACCACGCGCGTGGTCACCGGCGTGGGCGTGCCCCAGCTCTCCGCGGTGCACGAGGCGGCCCAGGTATGCCGGGAGTCCGGCGTCCCGGTCATCGCCGACGGCGGCATGAAGTACTCCGGCGACATCGCCAAGGCGCTCGTGGCCGGGGCCGAGGCGGTCATGATGGGGTCCATGCTCGCGGGCTGCGAGGAGAGCCCGGGGGAGCTCATCTTCGTCAACGGCAAGCAGTTCAAGAGCTACCGCGGGATGGGCTCGCTCGGGGCGATGAGCTCGCGCGGCAAGAAGTCCTTCTCCAAGGACCGCTACTTCCAGGCGGAGGTCGCCAGCGACGACCAGCTCGTGCCCGAGGGCGTCGAGGGCAAGGTCGCCTACCGCGGGGCCGCCAGCGCGGTGGTGCACCAGATGGCCGGCGGCCTGCGGCAGGCCATGTTCTACGTCGGTGCGCGCACCGTCCCCGAGCTGCAGGCCAAGGGCCGGTTCGTCCGCATCACCCAGGCCAGCCTGCAGGAGTCGCACCCGCACGACATCGAGATGACGGCCCAGGCGCCCAACTACGGCTGACCCGCCCGGGGCGCGTGGCGCAGGACGGTCGGGGCCGGGCCGGACGGTAGCCTGACCCGGTGAGCGAGATCGAGATCGGACGCGGAAAACGGGGCCGTCGGGCCTACTCCTTCGACGACGTCGCGGTCGTCCCCTCGCGCCGCACCCGCGACCCCGAGGACGTCTCGATCACCTGGCAGATCGACGCCTACCACTTCGAGCTCCCGATCCTCGCCGCCCCGATGGACTCCGTGGTCTCCCCGGCGACGGCGGTCGCGATCGGCAGGCTGGGCGGCCTGGGGGTGCTCGACCTGGAGGGTCTGTGGACGCGCCACGAGGACCCGAGCGACGCCCTCGCCGAGATCGCGCGGCTCGAGGGGGAGCAGGCGACCGCCCGGATGCGTGAGCTGTATGCCGCGCCGATCCGGCCCGAGCTCATCACCGAGCGGCTGCGGGAGATCCGGGACGCCGGGGTGACCGTGGCCGGGTCCCTGTCGCCGCAGCGGACCCAGCAGTTCTGGAGGTCGGTCGTGGACGCCGGCGTCGACCTGTTCGTCATCCGCGGCACCACGGTCTCGGCCGAGCACGTCTCGAGCCAGGCCGAGCCGCTCAACCTCAAGCGCTTCATCTACGAGCTCGACGTCCCCGTGGTCGTCGGCGGCGCCGGCACCTACACCGCCGCGCTGCACCTCATGCGCACCGGGGCGGCGGGCGTGCTCGTCGGCTTCGGCGGCGGGTCCACCCACCGCACCCGCACCGCCCTGGGGATCCACACGCCGTCGGCCACCGCGATCGCCGACGTCGCGGCCGCCCGGCGCGACTACCTCGACGAGTCCGGGGGACGCTACGTGCACGTCATCTCCGACGGCGGCACCAGCGTGTCAGGGGAGATCGTCAAGGCGGTGGCCTGCGGCGCGGACGCCGTGATGCTCGGGGCGGCGCTCGCGCGGGCCCAGGAGGCCCCGGGCGCCGGCTACCACTGGGGCAACGAGGCGCACCACCCCGAGCTGCCGCGGGGCGTGAAGGTGCACGTCGGCACGGTGGGGACCCTCGAGGAGGTGCTCGTCGGCCCGGCGCGCACCGCGGACGGCACGACCAACCTCACCGGGGCCCTGCGCCGCGCGATGGCGACGACGGGCTATACCGATCTCAAGGAGTTCCAGCGAGTGGACGTGGTGGTGGCGCCCTATGGCGAGCGGTGAGCCGACCGGGTCGGACGGCAGGAGGCGAGGCAGCGGGATGCCGGAGGTGAGCGTCAGCCACGCGCCCGAGCACGTCCGCCGGCGTCGGGTCGTCCTCGGCGTCCTCCTCGTGCTCGTGCTCGCCGTGGGCTGGGGCCTGAGCCAGGTCCTCGGCGGCGGCACGGCGCCCGCCGACGAGGCCGGTGCGCAGGGCACGTCCGGTCCCGCCGAGGCCCAGGCGCCCGCGGACGAGAGCGACGACGAGGACACGGAGGCGCAGGAGTCGGAGGAGCCGGACGCGTCCTCCGAGGAGACCGCCGCCGGGGAGACCGAGATCTGGCAGCGCGAGCCGGTGGCGGGGGAGCACGCCAGCGACACCACGGCGCTGGAGCAGGTGGACTACCTCACCGGCGGGCTCACCCCGAAGTCGGTCATGGCCTCGGGGCACGGGCTGATGATCGCCAACAACATGATGTACAGCCACACCTCCACCGTCTTCGACAGCACCACCCGGGAGCAGGTCGAGGTGCTGCAGGACGAGGTCGACCTCGCCGACTACGGCATCGAGGGCCACCCCGGCCTCTCGCAGGGAGCGCCGGTCGAGGCGGCCTGGACCGACGACGGGCGCTACGCCTACGTCTCGCAGTACACGATGTACGGGCAGAACTTCGGCGTCGAGGGCTTCGACGCCTGCACCCCCGACAGCGGGGTCGGGGCCTCCTTCGTCTACCGCTTCGACGCGGAGGAGATGGCCTGGGACCAGGTCTTCGAGGTGGGCGCCGTCCCGAAGTACCTCACCCTCACCCCGGACCAGAAGACCCTGCTCGTGAGCAACTGGTGCGACGCGACCCTGTCGGTCGTCGACACCGAGAGCGGCGAGGAGACCGGGGTGGTGGAGCTGGCGGCCGCTCCGCGCGGCGTGGTGGTCATGCCGGACAACACCACCGCCTACGTCGTCGCGATGTATGCCGACCAGCTCTACAAGGTCGACCTCGCCTCCGGCAGCGCCGAGGTCGTCATGGAGACCGCGTCGCGGCCGCGGCACCTCAACCTCGCGGACGAGGGCGCCACCCTCTACCTCACGACGAGCGGCGGCAACGCGATCTACAAGATCGACACCGCCACCGACGAGATCGTGGACCAGGTCGACCCCGGTGCGGAGCCGCGCAGCGTCACGCTCAGCCCGGACGAGAGCGCCCTCTACGTCGTCAACTACAACGAGGCGAGCATCTCCAAGGTGCGCACCTCCGACATGGAGGTCATCGACTCTGCCCCGGTCGACGCCAACCCCATCGGCATCGACTACGACCCGGTCACCAACACCGTCTGGGTGGCCTGCTACGGCGGCTCGATCTACGTCTTCGACGACCAGAGCACCCTGCTCTGACGCCCAGGCTGAGCGCCTACCCTGGATCCCGTGATCCGGACCGCGCTCAAGCCCGCCTGGCTGGCCCTGCTGGCGCTGCTCGTGGTCGTGGTGGTCTCCTTCTACGAGCTGGGGATGTGGCAGCTCGGGGTGAGCTCGAACTCCGCCTCGCGGGAGTTCGCGCAGGAGCAGGAGAGCCGCCCCACGGTGCCGATCGGCGAGGTCGTCTCCCCCCGGTCGACCTTCCCCGCGGACGGTGCCGGACGGTCGGTGGAGGTGGAGGGCAGCTACGACGCCACGCTGCAGTTCCTCGTCCCGGACCGCCTGCTGGACGGCCGCAGCGGCTCCTGGGTGGTGACCCCTGTCCGCACCGAGACCGGGAGCGGGCCGGCGCTCCTGCCGGTCGTGCGCGGTTTCGTCACCTCGCCGCAGGACGCCGGCACCCCCGGCGCCGGCGCGGTGACGCTCACCGGGACGCTGGCACCCTCGGAGTCACCCGGCCCGACCGGCCTGCCCGAGGGCCAGCGCGGCTCCATCGACACCGCCGACCTGGCCAACGACTGGGACGCGCCCATCTACGACGCCTTCATCTTCCTCGTCGACGAGGAGCCCACGCTCACCGACGGCTCGGTGCAGCGGGTGCCGCCCCCGGTCTTCGGGGAGAACGGCGTGGTGTGGCGCAACGTCGGCTACGGGCTCCAGTGGTTCGTCTTCGCCGGCTTCGCGATCTACATGTACTTCCGCTTCCTGCACGACGCGGCCCGCCGGGAGGCGGCGGACGGGCCGCCCCCGACCCTGCCGCCCCCGACGACACGTCCATCAGCACCCTCCGAGGAGACCCGACGATGACCCCCCGCGCCAAGCTGCTCTTCTTCCGGATCATGGCCTTCGTGGTCGGGGTCGGGCTGCTGCTGCTCGTCGCCCACATGATCCTGCGCTACGGCTTCGACAACCATGCCCTCGACTGGTGGCCCTCGCCGCACGGCTGGTTCTACATGGTCTACCTCGTGGCCACCGCCCTGCTCGGCTTCCAGCTGCGCTGGGGTCTCGGCAGGATGGTGGGGGTCATGCTCGCCGGCTGCGTGCCCTTCCTGTCGTTCTGGGTCGAGCACCGCGTCGCCGCGGACGCCACGGCCCGGATCGAGGAGATGCAGGCCGCCGCCGGTAGGGTGACGCCGTGACCTCGGCCCCCTCGCTCGACGTGCGTCCGGTGCTGGTCGTCGACTTCGGCGCGCAGTACGCCCAGCTCATCGCCCGCCGGGTCCGCGAGGCGGACTGCTACAGCGAGATCGTGCCGCACACCATGCCGGCCGAGCAGATGCTCGCCAAGGACCCGCTCGCGATCATCCTCTCCGGTGGACCCGCCTCGGTGTATGCCGACGGCGCCCCGGGGCTCGAGGAGGGCGTGGTCACGGCGGGGGTGCCGGTGCTCGGCATCTGCTACGGCTTCCAGGCCATGGTGCGCGCCCTCGGCGGCACGGTGGAGCGGACGGGCAGCCGCGAGTACGGCCAGACCGACGTCACGGTGAGCGGGCCGCCGAGCACGCTCTTCACCGGGCAGCCGGAGCAGCAGGTGGTGTGGATGTCGCACGGCGACGCCGTCACCGAGGCGCCGGACGGGTGCGCCGTCTCCGCGCGCACCCCCGGGGCCCCGGTCGCCGCCTTCGAGGACGACGAGCGCCGCCTCTACGGCGTGCAGTGGCACCCGGAGGTGCTGCACTCCGCGCACGGCCAGGAGGTGCTGGTCAACTTCCTCACCAAGGGCGCCGGGATCACCCCGTCGTGGACCAGCGAGAACGTCGCCGAGGGACTCATCGAGCAGGCCCGGGCCCAGATCGGGCAGGACCGGGTCATCTGCGGCCTCTCCGGTGGCGTGGACTCCTCGGTGGCCGCGGCGCTGGTGCAGCGCGCCGTCGGGGACCAGCTCACCTGCGTCTTCGTCGACCACGGCCTGCTGCGCGAGGGCGAGGCCGAGCAGGTCGAGACCGACTTCGTCGAGGCGACCGGCGTCGACCTCGTCGTCGTCGACGCCCGCGAGCGGTTCCTCTCCGCGCTGGCCGGCGTCGCCGACCCGGAGGAGAAGCGCAAGATCATCGGCCGGGAGTTCATCCGGGTCTTCGAGCAGGCCGCGCGCGACGTCGTGCGCGCGCACGAGCCGGGGGGGCAGGAGCAGGGCGAGGCACAGGGCGGTGCCGACGACCACCCGGTCCGCTGGCTGGTCCAGGGCACGCTCTACCCCGACGTCGTGGAGTCCGGCGGCGGCAGCGGCGCGGCCAACATCAAGAGCCACCACAACGTCGGCGGGCTCCCCGAGGACCTGCAGTTCCAGCTCGTCGAGCCGCTGCGCACCCTCTTCAAGGACGAGGTGCGCCAGGTCGGCCTGGAGATCGGCGTCCCCGAGGGCATCGTCTGGCGCCAGCCCTTCCCCGGGCCGGGCCTGGGGATCCGGATCATCGGCGAGGTCACCGCCGACCGGCTGGAGATCCTGCGCCGGGCCGACGCCATCGCGCGGGAGGAGCTCACCGCGGCCGGTCTGGACCGGGAGATCTGGCAGTGCCCGGTCGTGCTCCTCGCCGACGTGCGCTCGGTCGGCGTCCAGGGCGACGGACGCACCTACGGCCACCCCGTCGTCCTGCGCCCGGTCTCCTCCGAGGACGCCATGACGGCGGACTGGACCCGCCTGCCCTACGACGTGCTGGCCCGCATCTCCTCGCGGATCACCAACGAGGTCGAGGAGGTCAACCGGGTCACCCTCGACGTGACCAGCAAGCCCCCGGGGACCATCGAATGGGAGTGAGGACCACCCTGGCCCTCGCGGCCGGCAAGGGGGCCCGTGCCGTCTTCCGGCTCCGGGGCGGTGGCTCCGCGCTGCCCGGGCTGGTGACCGAGCGGATCGACCCGGCCGTCCTGCGGCATACCCTCGGCTCGCTGCCCCGTGGCGTGGTCGTCGTCAGCGGCACCAACGGCAAGACGACGACCACGAAGATGCTCGTCGCGCTGCTGCGCGCCCACGGGCTGCGGGTCTTCACCAACCCCACCGGCTCCAACTTCACCCGCGGCGTCATCTCCTCGATGCTCGGCGAGGTCGGCCTGCGCGGCCGGCTCGACGCGGACGTGGCCGTGGTCGAGCTGGACGAGGCGCACGCGCTGCACTTCAGCGCCCAGGTGCCCCCGACGCACTCCCTGCTGCTCAACGTCGCGCGCGACCAGCTGGACCGGTTCGCCGAGATCGACCACACCGCCCGGCTGCTCACCACGCTCGCGGAGCAGACCACCGAGGGCGTGGTGCTCAACGTCGACGACCCCTTCATCTCCCGCATCCGCGGCCACGTGCGGCAGGACGTCCGCGTCGGCTGGTTCGGGGTCGACCCCAGCATCGCCGACCGTCTGCCCGAGCTGCAGGAGGCCGACGTGCGCCCCGAGGACGAGGCGGGCGTGGTCCTCGACGAGCAGGAGCTGGCGGGCGCCGCGCTGCTCCTCCCGGCGGACGACGGGCGGGGGCTCACCGTCCTGTGCCCCGGTGGCGAGGACCTCGGCCCGGTGAGCCTGCGCCA
This window contains:
- the guaA gene encoding glutamine-hydrolyzing GMP synthase codes for the protein MTSAPSLDVRPVLVVDFGAQYAQLIARRVREADCYSEIVPHTMPAEQMLAKDPLAIILSGGPASVYADGAPGLEEGVVTAGVPVLGICYGFQAMVRALGGTVERTGSREYGQTDVTVSGPPSTLFTGQPEQQVVWMSHGDAVTEAPDGCAVSARTPGAPVAAFEDDERRLYGVQWHPEVLHSAHGQEVLVNFLTKGAGITPSWTSENVAEGLIEQARAQIGQDRVICGLSGGVDSSVAAALVQRAVGDQLTCVFVDHGLLREGEAEQVETDFVEATGVDLVVVDARERFLSALAGVADPEEKRKIIGREFIRVFEQAARDVVRAHEPGGQEQGEAQGGADDHPVRWLVQGTLYPDVVESGGGSGAANIKSHHNVGGLPEDLQFQLVEPLRTLFKDEVRQVGLEIGVPEGIVWRQPFPGPGLGIRIIGEVTADRLEILRRADAIAREELTAAGLDREIWQCPVVLLADVRSVGVQGDGRTYGHPVVLRPVSSEDAMTADWTRLPYDVLARISSRITNEVEEVNRVTLDVTSKPPGTIEWE
- a CDS encoding Mur ligase family protein, with amino-acid sequence MGVRTTLALAAGKGARAVFRLRGGGSALPGLVTERIDPAVLRHTLGSLPRGVVVVSGTNGKTTTTKMLVALLRAHGLRVFTNPTGSNFTRGVISSMLGEVGLRGRLDADVAVVELDEAHALHFSAQVPPTHSLLLNVARDQLDRFAEIDHTARLLTTLAEQTTEGVVLNVDDPFISRIRGHVRQDVRVGWFGVDPSIADRLPELQEADVRPEDEAGVVLDEQELAGAALLLPADDGRGLTVLCPGGEDLGPVSLRQRGLAAMINATAATAMARHLLGEDFRVEAAAAALERVSPPFGRGEVVDVGGTPLELVLVKNPAGFTVALGTYGAEPVATMIAINDNYADGRDVSWLYDVSFESLRDRGVALTSGVRGWDMALRLRYDGVEVGDVEPDLDAALDRFLREAAGEPMRIFCTYTAMMHLRRRLAERFGLARFGEDPEA
- a CDS encoding SURF1 family protein; this translates as MIRTALKPAWLALLALLVVVVVSFYELGMWQLGVSSNSASREFAQEQESRPTVPIGEVVSPRSTFPADGAGRSVEVEGSYDATLQFLVPDRLLDGRSGSWVVTPVRTETGSGPALLPVVRGFVTSPQDAGTPGAGAVTLTGTLAPSESPGPTGLPEGQRGSIDTADLANDWDAPIYDAFIFLVDEEPTLTDGSVQRVPPPVFGENGVVWRNVGYGLQWFVFAGFAIYMYFRFLHDAARREAADGPPPTLPPPTTRPSAPSEETRR
- a CDS encoding DUF3817 domain-containing protein, producing MTPRAKLLFFRIMAFVVGVGLLLLVAHMILRYGFDNHALDWWPSPHGWFYMVYLVATALLGFQLRWGLGRMVGVMLAGCVPFLSFWVEHRVAADATARIEEMQAAAGRVTP
- the guaB gene encoding IMP dehydrogenase, which produces MTSGDLRGPSSDAFARVGLTYDDVLLLPGETDMSPDQIDTRSRLTRDISLRVPLVSAAMDTVTEARMAIAMARQGGIGILHRNLSVEDQALQVDLVKRTQTGRITNPVTIGPDATLEELDQLCGQYRVSGLPVVDDGGHLLGICTNRDLRFTPVAEWDRTLVRDVMTPMPLVTAPADVSRGEATAILRAHKRERLPLVDEQGRLSGLITVKDFVKSEQYPRASKDGDGRLLVGAAIGYFGDAWERATTLVEAGADVLVADTAHGHVRMLLDMVSRLKSDPATRHVQVIGGNIATAAGAQAFVDAGADAVKVGVGPGAICTTRVVTGVGVPQLSAVHEAAQVCRESGVPVIADGGMKYSGDIAKALVAGAEAVMMGSMLAGCEESPGELIFVNGKQFKSYRGMGSLGAMSSRGKKSFSKDRYFQAEVASDDQLVPEGVEGKVAYRGAASAVVHQMAGGLRQAMFYVGARTVPELQAKGRFVRITQASLQESHPHDIEMTAQAPNYG
- a CDS encoding GuaB3 family IMP dehydrogenase-related protein gives rise to the protein MSEIEIGRGKRGRRAYSFDDVAVVPSRRTRDPEDVSITWQIDAYHFELPILAAPMDSVVSPATAVAIGRLGGLGVLDLEGLWTRHEDPSDALAEIARLEGEQATARMRELYAAPIRPELITERLREIRDAGVTVAGSLSPQRTQQFWRSVVDAGVDLFVIRGTTVSAEHVSSQAEPLNLKRFIYELDVPVVVGGAGTYTAALHLMRTGAAGVLVGFGGGSTHRTRTALGIHTPSATAIADVAAARRDYLDESGGRYVHVISDGGTSVSGEIVKAVACGADAVMLGAALARAQEAPGAGYHWGNEAHHPELPRGVKVHVGTVGTLEEVLVGPARTADGTTNLTGALRRAMATTGYTDLKEFQRVDVVVAPYGER
- a CDS encoding YncE family protein, translated to MSVSHAPEHVRRRRVVLGVLLVLVLAVGWGLSQVLGGGTAPADEAGAQGTSGPAEAQAPADESDDEDTEAQESEEPDASSEETAAGETEIWQREPVAGEHASDTTALEQVDYLTGGLTPKSVMASGHGLMIANNMMYSHTSTVFDSTTREQVEVLQDEVDLADYGIEGHPGLSQGAPVEAAWTDDGRYAYVSQYTMYGQNFGVEGFDACTPDSGVGASFVYRFDAEEMAWDQVFEVGAVPKYLTLTPDQKTLLVSNWCDATLSVVDTESGEETGVVELAAAPRGVVVMPDNTTAYVVAMYADQLYKVDLASGSAEVVMETASRPRHLNLADEGATLYLTTSGGNAIYKIDTATDEIVDQVDPGAEPRSVTLSPDESALYVVNYNEASISKVRTSDMEVIDSAPVDANPIGIDYDPVTNTVWVACYGGSIYVFDDQSTLL